The following are encoded in a window of Dioscorea cayenensis subsp. rotundata cultivar TDr96_F1 chromosome 16, TDr96_F1_v2_PseudoChromosome.rev07_lg8_w22 25.fasta, whole genome shotgun sequence genomic DNA:
- the LOC120279114 gene encoding acidic endochitinase-like, with the protein MSTKLNFFFFFFIIFIVSPLTIMNSCMAGKIAIYWGQNGNEGTLASTCATGNYAYVNLAFLCSFGNFQKPQLNLAGHCDPFSDGCTNLTQEITSCQASGVKILISIGGGATAYTLVSVADARYLADYIWNNFLGGHSSARPLGDAVLDGVDFDIEGGSPDYYGDLARFLKDYQNNNEIEGKRRQVYLSAAPQCPYPDQWIGKGLETGLFDYVWVQFYNNPPCQYQSGDVTNLDDAWKQWTVGITAKNVFLGLPAAPEAAGSGFIPVEDLSSKVLPMLKGSEKYGGVMLWSKYYDDQTGYSSVIKNYV; encoded by the exons ATGTCCACCAAactaaacttcttcttcttcttcttcatcatcttcattgtaTCACCACTAACAATAATGAACTCATGCATGGCAGGAAAGATAGCAATATATTGGGGCCAAAACGGCAATGAAGGCACACTAGCATCAACATGTGCAACCGGAAACTATGCATATGTGAACCTTGCTTTCCTCTGTTCATTTGGCAACTTCCAAAAGCCACAACTCAACCTCGCCGGCCACTGTGATCCTTTCTCCGACGGTTGCACAAATCTCACTCAAGAAATCACTTCTTGCCAAGCCTCCGGAGTCAAAATCCTCATCTCCATCGGCGGTGGCGCCACCGCCTACACTCTTGTCTCCGTCGCCGACGCTCGCTACCTCGCCGACTATATTTGGAATAACTTCCTCGGCGGTCATTCTTCGGCTCGCCCTTTGGGCGATGCAGTGCTCGACGGTGTGGACTTTGACATCGAAG GTGGCAGCCCTGATTATTATGGTGATCTAGCTAGATTTTTGAAAGATTACCagaataataatgaaattgaaggGAAAAGAAGGCAAGTGTACTTGTCAGCTGCACCACAATGTCCATACCCGGACCAGTGGATTGGGAAAGGGTTGGAGACAGGGTTGTTTGATTATGTTTGGGTGCAGTTCTATAATAACCCACCATGTCAGTATCAGTCTGGTGATGTTACTAATCTTGATGATGCTTGGAAGCAGTGGACGGTGGGGATCACTGCAAAGAATGTATTTCTTGGATTGCCGGCGGCGCCGGAGGCTGCCGGAAGTGGGTTTATTCCGGTGGAGGATTTGAGTTCAAAGGTGTTGCCAATGTTGAAAGGGAGTGAGAAGTATGGAGGGGTGATGCTTTGGTCTAAATATTATGATGATCAGACTGGGTATAGTTCTGTTATCAAgaattatgtttga
- the LOC120279113 gene encoding autophagy-related protein 3-like: protein MVLRQRIHDAFKETMERMTGPRMVSAFKEKGVLSVSDFVKAGDNLVSKCPTWSWEVGEPSKKKVYLPANKQYLITRNVPCLRRAYSVEEEYEAAGGEVLLDNEDNDGWLATHGKPKETKNEEEDDLPSMETLEISKGRAIQSIPSYFGGEEEDDIPDMADFDDSGNLVEPDDPATLRNQYFVAHEPEDENILRTRTYDVSITYDKYYQTPRVWLTGYDESRMPLQPELVLEDVSQDHAHKTVTIEDHPHLPGKHASVHPCRHGAVMKKIIDVLMSRGVEPEVDKYLFLFLKFMASVIPTIEYDYTMDFDLGSSSS from the exons ATGGTGCTGAGGCAGAGGATCCATGATGCGTTCAAGGAGACAATGGAGCGGATGACGGGCCCCCGCATGGTATCGGCCTTCAAGGAGAAGGGGGTTCTTAGCGTCTCCGATTTCGTCAAAGCCGGCGATAATCTTGTGTCCAAATGTCCTACTTGGTCTTG GGAAGTGGGAGAACCCAGTAAGAAGAAAGTCTATTTGCCTGCTAACAAGCAGTACCTCATCACCCGGAACG TGCCTTGCCTAAGGAGGGCATACTCGGTGGAAGAGGAGTATGAGGCAGCAGGAGGGGAGGTTCTTCTTGataatgaagataatgatggatggCTTGCGACGCATGGGAAACCTAAAG aAACCAAGAATGAGGAGGAAGATGATTTACCTTCGATGGAAACACTAGAGATCAGCAAAGGTAGAGCAATTCAATCTATACCCTCATACTTTGGTGGTGAGGAGGAGGATGACATACCTGACATGGCTGACTTTGATGATTCTGGGAACTTAGTTGAACCGGATGATCCG GCTACCCTCCGGAATCAATATTTTGTTGCACATGAACCAGAGGATGAAAATATTCTTCGAACACGAACATACGATGTTAGCATCAC GTATGATAAATACTACCAAACTCCACGGGTATGGCTCACTGGATATGATGAG TCAAGGATGCCTTTACAACCTGAACTTGTCCTCGAAGATGTTAGCCAAGATCATGCTCATAAAACA GTGACCATTGAGGATCATCCTCATTTGCCTGGGAAGCATGCGTCTGTACATCCATGCCGGCATGGAGCTGTGATGAAAAAgatcattgatgttttaatgTCACGTGGAGTTGAACCTGAAGTTGACAA GTACCTTTTCTTGTTCCTGAAATTCATGGCCTCAGTGATTCCAACTATTGAATATGATTACACTATGGATTTTGACCTTGGAAGTTCAAGCAGCTAA